The proteins below are encoded in one region of Thioalkalivibrio sp. K90mix:
- a CDS encoding MFS transporter — translation MPLIRRHPVDAPAPRREIFGWAMFDFANQAYTLLIITVIFGDLFTRIIVGDGPDYRLGNLLWSLSLAISYGMVVIAAPFAGAIMDATASRKRFLMASWMLTVIATAMLYFVEPGLVVFGMALIIASNFGYAIGESFIASFLPSLGPPEKLGWISGLGWGMGYVGGLIATAFALGLLGDVSEENFERIRWVGPFAAAFFLISAIPTFLFLRERGTRRRMHRRLQLGLGWRRVCEALVTLAQRRELRALYVSIFFMMAGIYIIIAFTFIYGSQVIQWEESVRIAMFVITQVTAIIGAIGFGFLMDRVGPVRIYRITLALWALAVLAIFGTSAIAQWLSALLGQPVEAQMVFLGVGIIAGLCLGAAQSAGRALVGMMVPVREAGRWFGFWALSARAAAIFGLVGIGLLQAWLGLANAILFCLFLFVAALLASIPVHLARRNREPDTA, via the coding sequence ATGCCGCTGATTCGGCGCCACCCCGTCGATGCCCCTGCCCCGCGCCGCGAGATCTTCGGCTGGGCGATGTTCGACTTCGCCAACCAGGCCTACACGCTGCTGATCATCACGGTGATCTTCGGCGATCTGTTCACCCGCATCATTGTCGGTGACGGGCCGGACTATCGGCTGGGCAATCTGCTGTGGAGCCTGAGCCTGGCAATCAGCTACGGGATGGTGGTGATCGCCGCCCCGTTCGCCGGTGCGATCATGGATGCCACGGCCTCGCGCAAGCGCTTCCTGATGGCCTCCTGGATGCTGACCGTGATCGCCACGGCGATGCTCTACTTCGTCGAGCCAGGGCTGGTGGTCTTCGGCATGGCGCTGATCATCGCCTCCAACTTCGGCTATGCGATTGGCGAATCCTTTATCGCCAGCTTTCTGCCGAGCCTCGGGCCGCCGGAGAAGCTTGGCTGGATCTCCGGGCTCGGGTGGGGCATGGGCTATGTCGGCGGGCTGATTGCCACCGCCTTTGCCCTGGGTCTGCTGGGTGACGTCAGCGAGGAGAACTTCGAGCGCATCCGCTGGGTGGGCCCGTTCGCCGCGGCCTTCTTCCTGATTTCCGCGATCCCGACCTTCCTGTTCCTGAGAGAGCGCGGCACGCGCCGGCGGATGCATCGGCGGTTGCAACTGGGGCTGGGCTGGCGCCGCGTGTGCGAGGCACTGGTCACCCTGGCTCAGCGCCGCGAGCTGCGTGCACTGTATGTGTCCATCTTCTTCATGATGGCCGGGATCTACATCATCATCGCCTTCACTTTCATCTACGGCTCGCAGGTGATCCAGTGGGAGGAGTCGGTGCGCATCGCGATGTTCGTGATCACCCAGGTCACGGCCATCATCGGGGCGATCGGGTTTGGCTTCCTGATGGACCGCGTCGGGCCGGTACGCATCTACCGCATCACCCTGGCGCTGTGGGCGCTGGCGGTGCTGGCGATCTTCGGTACCTCGGCCATTGCCCAGTGGCTGAGCGCGTTGCTGGGCCAGCCGGTCGAGGCGCAGATGGTGTTTCTCGGGGTCGGGATCATCGCCGGGCTGTGTCTAGGGGCTGCACAGTCGGCCGGGCGCGCGCTGGTGGGCATGATGGTGCCGGTCCGCGAGGCGGGGCGCTGGTTTGGCTTCTGGGCGCTGTCGGCACGGGCGGCGGCGATCTTTGGCCTGGTCGGGATTGGCCTGCTGCAGGCCTGGCTGGGGCTGGCCAACGCGATCCTGTTCTGCCTGTTCCTGTTCGTGGCCGCACTGCTGGCGTCGATTCCGGTGCATCTCGCTCGGCGCAACCGTGAGCCCGATACGGCCTGA
- the ispG gene encoding flavodoxin-dependent (E)-4-hydroxy-3-methylbut-2-enyl-diphosphate synthase → MNTTPARRKTVPVRIGPVTVGGDHPVMVQSMTNTDTADALRTAVQVAELARAGSEVVRITVNSEDAAKAVPEIRERLEAMGLEVPLVGDFHFNGHKLLTKYPECAEALAKLRINPGNVGRGSKRDAQYAAMIETAIRYDKPVRIGVNWGSLDQALLARMMDDNSQRAEPAAPEVVMQEALIASALESAAEAERIGLAHDRIILSAKVSGVQPLISVYQDLAARCDYPLHLGLTEAGMGAKGIVASTAALAVLLQQGIGDTIRISLTPEPGGDRTKEVLVAQEILQSMGLRSFLPSVVACPGCGRTSSEYFQHLAQDIQSYIRQQMPSWKQQYPGVEEMTVAVMGCVVNGPGESKHANIGISLPGTGEQPVAPVYEDGEKTVTLKGERIAEEFQARVEAYIERRYGQTA, encoded by the coding sequence ATGAACACGACCCCCGCCCGCCGCAAGACCGTCCCCGTTCGCATCGGCCCTGTCACCGTCGGTGGCGATCACCCGGTGATGGTGCAGTCGATGACCAACACCGACACCGCCGATGCCCTGCGCACCGCCGTGCAGGTGGCGGAGCTGGCGCGCGCCGGCTCCGAGGTCGTGCGCATCACGGTGAACTCCGAGGACGCGGCAAAGGCGGTGCCGGAGATCCGCGAACGGCTGGAGGCCATGGGACTGGAGGTGCCGCTGGTCGGGGACTTCCACTTCAACGGCCACAAGCTGCTGACCAAATACCCGGAGTGCGCCGAGGCACTGGCCAAGCTGCGCATCAATCCCGGGAATGTTGGCCGCGGCTCGAAGCGCGACGCCCAGTACGCCGCAATGATCGAGACCGCGATCCGCTACGACAAGCCGGTGCGCATCGGCGTGAACTGGGGCAGCCTGGATCAGGCCCTGCTCGCGCGCATGATGGACGACAACAGCCAGCGCGCCGAGCCGGCCGCGCCCGAGGTGGTCATGCAGGAGGCGCTGATCGCCTCGGCACTGGAGAGCGCGGCCGAGGCCGAACGCATTGGTCTGGCCCACGACCGCATCATCCTCTCGGCCAAGGTCAGTGGTGTGCAGCCGCTGATCAGCGTCTACCAGGACCTGGCCGCGCGCTGCGACTACCCGCTGCACCTCGGCCTGACCGAGGCCGGCATGGGCGCGAAGGGCATCGTCGCCTCCACCGCCGCCCTGGCCGTGCTGCTGCAGCAGGGCATCGGCGACACCATCCGCATCTCGCTGACCCCGGAACCCGGTGGCGACCGTACGAAGGAGGTCCTGGTTGCCCAGGAGATCCTGCAGAGCATGGGGCTGCGCAGCTTCCTGCCGTCGGTGGTCGCCTGCCCCGGCTGCGGACGCACCTCCAGCGAGTACTTCCAGCACCTGGCGCAGGACATCCAGTCCTACATCCGCCAGCAGATGCCCAGCTGGAAGCAGCAGTACCCGGGCGTGGAGGAGATGACCGTCGCCGTGATGGGCTGCGTGGTCAACGGCCCCGGCGAGAGCAAGCACGCCAACATCGGCATTTCCCTGCCCGGCACCGGCGAACAGCCGGTGGCCCCGGTCTACGAGGACGGCGAGAAGACCGTGACGCTCAAGGGCGAGCGCATCGCCGAAGAATTCCAGGCCCGCGTCGAGGCCTACATCGAACGCCGCTACGGACAGACCGCCTGA
- a CDS encoding TIGR02281 family clan AA aspartic protease, with translation MLRIAVIILLCLFAAPVAAEDWQLHAVFGNQVVLSVDGERALVGEGETGPGGVRVLRISGSGAVVERDGERRELQVERRPRGAGTPRADRRGAGITVHRDSAGEHAVTGGANGQAVTFVIDPGTEAVLLRERDARRAGLDPDRGESVRVERAQGTVEGRSLRIDRLQLGHLARDDVPAIVLADHDLPRSRLGQAFLDAFEIEFDGGAYTIRP, from the coding sequence ATGCTACGCATCGCCGTCATCATTCTGCTTTGCCTGTTCGCCGCGCCGGTAGCGGCGGAGGACTGGCAGCTGCATGCCGTGTTCGGCAATCAGGTCGTGTTGTCGGTCGACGGCGAGCGCGCGCTGGTCGGCGAGGGCGAGACCGGGCCGGGCGGGGTGCGGGTGTTGCGTATCTCCGGCAGTGGCGCGGTGGTCGAGCGCGACGGCGAGCGCCGCGAACTTCAGGTGGAAAGACGCCCCCGCGGTGCCGGTACCCCTCGGGCCGATCGACGCGGGGCCGGGATTACCGTACATCGGGATTCGGCGGGCGAGCACGCGGTTACCGGTGGGGCCAATGGCCAGGCGGTGACTTTCGTGATTGATCCGGGTACCGAGGCGGTGCTGCTGCGCGAGCGCGATGCACGGCGTGCGGGCCTCGACCCCGACCGTGGGGAATCGGTGCGTGTCGAGCGTGCGCAGGGCACAGTGGAGGGGCGTTCGCTACGCATTGACCGACTGCAGCTGGGTCATCTGGCGCGCGATGATGTCCCGGCTATCGTGCTGGCCGACCATGACCTTCCGCGCTCGCGGCTGGGCCAGGCGTTTCTGGACGCCTTCGAGATCGAGTTCGACGGTGGGGCCTACACCATCCGGCCGTAA
- a CDS encoding 3'-5' exonuclease: protein MSAPILIFDLETVPDIDGARRLHDFEGLSDHEVAEALFALRRAQAGTEFLKHPLHRIVSIGVLYQGGDALKLSAFGREGEDSPAPTEAELLRQFFDVIDKRTPQLVSWNGGGFDLPVLHYRALVNGVQAPRYWEQGDDDREFRYNNYLSRFHWRHVDLMDVLAGFQGRAVTSLDMMASLLGFPGKLGMDGSKVWPAWRDGRQAEIHDYVEHDVLNTYLVWLRFEYMRGNLTDAALASRQQQLAEYLKASGAAHHREFLDAWQAAGRTG, encoded by the coding sequence ATGAGCGCCCCGATCCTGATCTTCGATCTCGAGACCGTCCCCGACATCGACGGCGCCCGGCGCCTGCACGACTTCGAGGGCCTGAGCGATCACGAGGTGGCGGAGGCGCTGTTCGCCCTGCGCCGCGCACAGGCCGGCACGGAGTTCCTGAAGCACCCGCTGCACCGCATCGTCTCCATCGGCGTGCTCTACCAGGGCGGCGACGCGCTGAAGCTCTCCGCCTTCGGGCGCGAGGGCGAGGACAGCCCGGCGCCGACCGAGGCCGAGCTGCTGCGCCAGTTCTTCGACGTGATCGACAAGCGCACGCCGCAGTTGGTCAGCTGGAACGGCGGCGGCTTTGACCTGCCGGTGCTGCATTATCGTGCGCTGGTCAACGGCGTGCAGGCCCCGCGCTACTGGGAGCAGGGTGACGACGACCGCGAGTTTCGCTACAACAACTACCTGTCGCGGTTTCACTGGCGGCATGTGGACCTGATGGACGTGCTGGCCGGCTTCCAGGGCCGCGCGGTCACCAGCCTCGACATGATGGCCAGCCTGCTCGGCTTCCCCGGCAAGCTGGGCATGGACGGCTCCAAGGTCTGGCCGGCCTGGCGCGACGGGCGTCAGGCCGAGATCCACGACTATGTGGAGCACGACGTGCTGAACACCTATCTGGTCTGGCTGCGCTTCGAATACATGCGCGGCAATCTGACCGACGCGGCCCTGGCCAGCCGGCAGCAGCAGCTGGCCGAATACCTGAAGGCCAGCGGCGCGGCTCACCACCGGGAATTTCTCGACGCCTGGCAGGCGGCCGGACGCACGGGCTGA
- the cysM gene encoding cysteine synthase CysM, with translation MKKRLHPESFPTLEHFVGNTPLVRLQRMSADLPSTVLVKLEGNNPAGSVKDRPALNMIQAAERRGDIQPGDTLIEATSGNTGIALAMVAAMKGYRMILVMPDNMSAERRASMKAFGAELVLVSREESMEGARDLADRMEAEGKGRVLNQFGNPDNPDAHYIGTGPEIWRDTEGTVTHFVSAMGTTGTIMGVSRYLKERDPSVQIVGVQPTEGSSIPGIRRWPEAYLPTIFEASRVDQTVDVTQEEAEDTMRRLASEEGIFAGVSSGGSVAAALKLAAATEGGTFVAIICDRGDRYISTGVFPA, from the coding sequence ATGAAGAAACGCCTGCATCCTGAATCCTTCCCGACCCTCGAGCACTTTGTCGGCAACACGCCGCTGGTGCGCCTGCAGCGCATGTCGGCGGACCTGCCGTCCACCGTGCTGGTCAAGCTCGAGGGCAACAATCCCGCCGGCTCGGTCAAGGACCGGCCCGCGCTGAACATGATCCAGGCGGCCGAGCGCCGCGGCGACATCCAGCCGGGCGATACCCTGATCGAGGCGACCAGCGGCAATACCGGCATCGCGCTGGCGATGGTCGCGGCGATGAAGGGCTATCGCATGATCCTGGTGATGCCGGACAACATGTCGGCCGAGCGCCGCGCCTCGATGAAGGCCTTTGGCGCCGAGCTGGTGCTGGTCTCGCGCGAGGAGAGCATGGAGGGCGCGCGCGATTTGGCCGATCGCATGGAGGCCGAGGGCAAGGGTCGGGTGCTGAACCAGTTCGGCAATCCGGACAACCCGGATGCGCACTACATTGGCACCGGGCCGGAGATCTGGCGCGACACCGAGGGCACGGTGACCCACTTCGTCTCGGCGATGGGCACCACCGGCACCATCATGGGCGTGTCGCGCTATCTGAAGGAGCGCGACCCCAGCGTGCAGATCGTCGGCGTGCAGCCCACCGAAGGATCGTCCATCCCCGGTATCCGCCGCTGGCCGGAGGCGTACCTGCCGACCATCTTCGAGGCCTCGCGGGTCGATCAGACCGTGGACGTGACCCAGGAGGAGGCCGAGGACACCATGCGCCGGCTGGCGAGCGAGGAGGGCATCTTCGCCGGGGTCTCGTCCGGTGGGTCCGTGGCCGCGGCCCTGAAGCTCGCGGCCGCGACCGAGGGCGGCACCTTCGTCGCGATCATCTGCGACCGCGGCGACCGTTACATCTCCACCGGCGTGTTCCCCGCATGA
- a CDS encoding MarC family protein, whose translation MLVLLEYLVVTFLAVFVIVNPLTTAFIFMAMLPRASEEKRRAIALRSVKVATSLLFAFALLGGVIFQLFGITLAAFRIAGGIILFGIAIGMIRQKGATEKETAEEVKADKGQVTEDISVIPLAIPFMSGPGAIATVMILTSEAPTVYHTGLVFLGVLACMVACYFAMIYSRYIVQYLGDTGKDILTKVFGLILAVLAVQFVINGISDAAIGFMLDTQMLDENEVEDPRVPARDHD comes from the coding sequence ATGCTTGTATTGCTGGAATACCTGGTCGTCACCTTCCTGGCGGTGTTCGTGATCGTGAACCCGCTGACCACCGCCTTCATCTTCATGGCGATGCTGCCGCGTGCCTCGGAGGAGAAGCGCCGGGCGATCGCGCTGCGTTCGGTGAAGGTGGCCACCTCGCTGCTGTTCGCGTTCGCCCTGCTGGGCGGGGTGATCTTCCAGCTGTTCGGGATCACCCTGGCGGCGTTTCGTATCGCCGGCGGGATCATCCTGTTCGGCATTGCAATCGGCATGATCCGGCAAAAGGGCGCGACCGAGAAGGAGACCGCCGAGGAGGTCAAGGCCGACAAGGGGCAGGTGACCGAGGACATCTCGGTGATCCCGCTGGCCATCCCGTTCATGAGCGGCCCGGGCGCGATCGCCACGGTGATGATCCTGACCAGCGAGGCGCCGACTGTTTATCACACGGGGCTCGTATTCCTCGGCGTGCTGGCCTGCATGGTGGCCTGCTACTTCGCGATGATCTATTCGCGCTACATCGTTCAGTACCTGGGCGATACCGGGAAGGACATCCTGACCAAGGTCTTCGGCCTGATCCTCGCCGTGCTGGCCGTACAGTTCGTGATCAACGGCATCAGCGACGCGGCGATCGGCTTCATGCTGGATACGCAGATGCTGGACGAGAACGAGGTGGAGGACCCGCGCGTGCCGGCGCGCGATCACGATTAG
- a CDS encoding TorF family putative porin, whose amino-acid sequence MGLFFTLGCVSGAAQGVEAEYNLGVFTDYIDDGASKSDNDPIVQGGFELGFPTGVFTGVQASSLGSGRGSEIVPFVGYGFDAGPVGVEFGYEHFHYTDLDERYEGETFVVVDWGPVYAGANYLAHAHDRDARGSREFFAGTAFEVAPRTDVFAEVGHDRPADDDNAAFWELGAAHATDFGTFSLTYASRDESGAQHLLVGGYSVHF is encoded by the coding sequence ATGGGCCTTTTCTTCACGCTGGGGTGTGTGTCGGGTGCCGCGCAGGGGGTGGAGGCCGAATACAACCTTGGCGTGTTTACCGACTACATCGACGACGGTGCCTCCAAGTCCGACAACGATCCGATCGTGCAGGGTGGCTTCGAGCTGGGCTTCCCCACCGGCGTGTTCACCGGTGTGCAGGCCTCCAGTCTCGGCAGCGGCCGTGGCAGCGAGATTGTGCCGTTTGTCGGCTACGGCTTCGATGCCGGGCCGGTCGGGGTCGAGTTTGGTTACGAGCACTTCCACTACACCGATCTCGACGAGCGCTACGAGGGCGAGACCTTTGTGGTGGTGGACTGGGGACCGGTGTACGCAGGAGCGAATTACCTGGCCCATGCCCATGATCGTGACGCCCGGGGCAGCCGGGAATTCTTCGCGGGTACTGCATTCGAGGTGGCCCCGCGTACCGACGTGTTCGCCGAGGTGGGCCACGACCGTCCCGCCGATGACGACAACGCGGCATTCTGGGAACTGGGTGCGGCGCACGCGACGGACTTTGGCACCTTCTCGCTGACCTACGCCTCGCGTGACGAGAGTGGTGCGCAGCACCTGCTGGTCGGCGGCTACAGCGTTCACTTCTGA